A single window of Eucalyptus grandis isolate ANBG69807.140 chromosome 1, ASM1654582v1, whole genome shotgun sequence DNA harbors:
- the LOC104421149 gene encoding uncharacterized protein LOC104421149, translating into MKAVASSSSSSLSLLATLHRIGACSLPSATNLRLVPMDDAPSHGGKENKTDQMRECRGKEACEFSPRTDHLSDRILPHILNLYASHATPHDFEIYADDASFEDPLMSAHGVKQIKSAFYSLTKVFSESRIVEYTVKENLISPGKYEILIDNKQYYKFLGRNIDMISLIRLYVENDKVVRHEDWWDKKPLKSRDTIKIPMVGITLEMLRRGSMMATHAMMGFGKDPTV; encoded by the exons ATGAAAGccgttgcttcatcttcttcttcctcgctctcGCTCCTCGCCACGCTGCATCGCATCGGCGCCTGCTCCCTTCCTAGCGCCACGAACCTTCGACTCGTCCCCATGGACGACGCCCCTTCGCACG GAGGTAAGGAGAACAAGACGGATCAGATGAGGGAGTGCCGCGGCAAAGAAGCCTGCGAGTTCAGTCCCCGGACGGACCACCTCTCCGATCGCATCCTCCCTCATATTCTCAACCT TTATGCTTCTCACGCCACTCCTCATGACTTCGAGATCTATGCTGATGATGCTTCTTTTGAAGACCCACTCATGTCTGCTCATGG GGTGAAGCAGATCAAGTCAGCATTTTACTCTCTAACAAAG GTGTTCAGTGAATCGAGAATTGTTGAATACACTGTCAAAGAGAATTTGATATCACCAGGGAAATATGAG ATACTTATTGACAATAAACAATACTACAAGTTTTTGGGGAGGAACATAGATATGATCTCTCTCATTAGGCTGTATGTGGAGAATGACAAAGTTGTTCGTCATGAGGACTG GTGGGATAAGAAGCCTCTCAAGAGCAGGGACACTATCAAGATTCCTATGGTTGGCATAACTCTGGAAATGCTTCGCCGGGGCTCAATGATGGCAACTCATGCTATGATGGGGTTTGGAAAGGATCCTACCGTGTAA
- the LOC104421151 gene encoding exocyst complex component EXO70A1 has translation MVAAAAGGDPLTERAALMRESLQKSQTITDGMVSILGSFDHRLSALETAMRPTQIRTHSIRKAHENIDKTLKAAEVVLSQFDTFRQAEAKILKGPHEDLESYLAAIDQLRNNLQFFTGNKSFKSTDAVLNHANSLLAKAISKLEEEFKQLLASYSKAVEPDRLFECLPSSLRPSTGSPGHQGDSGGTNPSHAHSDHHNGNLENAVYTPPTLIPPRILPLLHDLAQQMVHAGDQQQLLKDYRDTRSPVLEESLRKLGVEKLSKDDVQRMQWELLEAKIGNWIHFMRIAVKLLFAGERKVCDQIFEGFDSLRDQCFADVTASSVTVLLSFGEAIARSKRSPEKLFVLLDMYEIMRELHSEIEALFKGKACSEIRESALGLTKRLAQTAQETFGDFEEAVEKDATKTAVSDGTVHPLTSYVINYVKFLFDYQSTLKQLFQEFENGDDTSQLASVTMRIMQALQINLEGKSKQYKDAALTHLFLMNNIHYMVRSVRRSEAKDLLGDDWVQRHRRVVQQHANQYKRNAWAKILQCLSIQGLTSSGGSSAAGVGGDTGSSSGASRALVKDRFKIFNTQFEELHQKQSQWTVPDTELRESLRLAVAEVLLPAYRSFVKRFGPLVESGKAPQKYIKYGAEDLERMLGEFFEGKTNEPRR, from the exons ATGGTGGccgcggcggccggcggcgatcCGCTGACGGAGAGGGCGGCGCTCATGCGGGAGTCGCTGCAGAAGAGCCAGACGATCACCGACGGCATGGTCTCGATCCTTGGGTCCTTCGATCACCGGCTCTCGGCGCTGGAGACCGCCATGAGGCCTACGCAG ATCAGAACACATTCCATTAGGAAAGCTCACGAGAATATCGACAAGACCTTAAAGGCTGCAGAGGTGGTTCTGTCGCAATTTGATACTTTCCGCCAG GCTGAGGCAAAAATTCTCAAAGGGCCACATGAGGATCTTGAAAGTTATCTGGCAGCAATCGACCAACTTAGAAACAACCTTCAATTTTTTACCggtaacaaaagttttaaaagtACTGATGCGGTGCTCAATCATGCAAATAGTCTGCTTGCTAAGGctatctcaaagttggaagaggAGTTTAAGCAGCTCTTAGCAAGTTACAG CAAAGCTGTGGAGCCTGACCGTCTTTTCGAGTGTCTGCCTAGCTCATTGCGACCATCAACTGGGTCACCTGGGCACCAGGGTGATTCTGGTGGTACCAATCCTTCACATGCACACAGTGATCATCATAATGGTAACTTGGAAAATGCAGTCTATACTCCTCCAACACTTATACCCCCAAGGATATTGCCCCTGCTGCATGATTTAGCCCAGCAAATGGTTCATGCGGGTGATCAACAACAGCTACTCAAGGATTACCG AGACACCCGCTCACCAGTTTTGGAGGAAAGCCTCCGTAAACTTGGTGTCGAGAAACTTAGCAAAGATGATGTTCAGAGGATGCAATGGGAGCTTTTGGAGGCAAAGATTGGGAATTGGATTCATTTCATGCGTATTGCT GTCAAGCTGCTCTTTGCTGGAGAACGAAAAGTGTGTGATCAAATATTCGAAGGCTTTGATTCTCTTAGGGATCAATGCTTTGCTGATGTCACCGCAAGCAGTGTAACTGTGCTGCTTAGTTTTGGTGAGGCAATTGCTAGAAGCAAGAGGTCACCAGAGAAATTATTTGTGCTTCTAGACATGTATGAGATAATGCGAGAACTTCATTCAGAG ATTGAAGCTCTTTTCAAAGGTAAAGCTTGCAGTGAAATTAGGGAATCTGCTCTGGGTTTGACAAAGCGGCTGGCTCAGACGGCCCAAGAGACTTTCGGGGATTTTGAAGAAGCGGTTGAGAAAGATGCAACAAAAACGGCAGTTTCAGATGGAACAGTACATCCATTGACAAGCTACGTGATCAATTACGTGAAGTTCTTATTCGA TTATCAATCAACTCTGAAGCAACTATTTCAAGAATTTGAAAACGGTGATGACACGTCTCAATTAGCCTCTGTGACAATGCGGATAATGCAGGCTCTTCAAATCAATTTAGAGGGAAAATCCAAGCAGTATAAGGATGCTGCTTTGACGCACTTGTTTCTTATGAACAACATACATTACATGGTCAGATCTGTGCGCAG GTCTGAAGCCAAGGACTTGTTGGGGGATGATTGGGTGCAAAGGCATCGGAGAGTTGTGCAGCAGCATGCCAATCAATACAAGAGGAATGCTTGGGCAAAG ATTTTGCAATGCCTTTCTATCCAAGGCCTTACATCATCGGGAGGCAGTAGTGCAGCTGGTGTAGGTGGTGATACAGGAAGTAGCAGTGGTGCTTCAAGAGCATTGGTGAAAGACAG GTTCAAGATTTTCAATACGCAGTTTGAAGAGCTTCATCAAAAACAATCCCAGTGGACTGTTCCTGATACTGAGTTGCGGGAGTCTCTGAGGCTTGCGGTAGCTGAAGTCCTTTTGCCAGCCTACAGATCTTTTGTCAAAAGATTCGG ACCTCTTGTGGAGAGTGGCAAGGCGCCGCAGAAGTACATCAAATATGGAGCAGAGGATCTTGAACGTATGTTGGGTGAATTTTTCGAGGGAAAGACAAATGAGCCAAGGCGGTAG
- the LOC104421152 gene encoding pentatricopeptide repeat-containing protein At1g61870, mitochondrial yields MASLGKHSRLRIRRSLFSTSTHPPPPPPPPSQPPFPSFRAVKSAILAESNPDKLAELFEQSSRFPTFRRHRPLYHLSFQKLAKARRLDLVDRLVLNQISQGGDAPSSLRSEGFWIRLMMVYSNAGMVDEAMRTFDRAREAKRCDVSEKSLCAVLSVHLNNGSIGRVHELFEKLPRELGVTPAAAAHNLVLKAFVKDGDTEAARAWLAEMEARHQVIPNIDSYNILLGAYLKNGDFSAFDRVVKEILGKGLECNVTAYNLRIARLCKNKECARANKLLAR; encoded by the coding sequence ATGGCGTCCCTCGGCAAACACTCGCGACTCCGCATTCGCAGATCCCTCTTCTCCACCTCCACtcacccgccgccgccgccgccgccgccgtcgcagCCGCCGTTCCCTTCCTTCCGCGCCGTGAAGTCCGCCATACTCGCCGAATCGAACCCGGACAAGCTCGCCGAGCTTTTCGAACAGTCCTCTCGCTTCCCGACCTTCCGTCGCCACCGGCCCCTCTACCACCTCTCCTTCCAGAAGCTCGCCAAGGCGCGCCGGTTGGACCTAGTCGACCGCCTCGTCCTCAACCAGATCAGCCAGGGCGGCGATGCCCCGAGCTCGCTCAGGTCCGAGGGCTTCTGGATCCGCCTCATGATGGTCTACTCGAACGCCGGGATGGTCGACGAGGCGATGCGGACCTTCGACCGCGCCCGCGAAGCGAAGCGCTGCGACGTCAGCGAGAAGTCTCTCTGCGCCGTCCTCAGCGTCCATCTGAACAACGGATCGATCGGGAGGGTCCACGAGCTGTTCGAGAAGCTGCCGCGCGAGCTCGGAGTgacgccggccgccgccgcgcACAACCTCGTCCTGAAGGCGTTCGTCAAGGACGGCGACACCGAGGCGGCCCGGGCCTGGCTCGCGGAGATGGAGGCGAGGCATCAGGTGATTCCGAACATCGATTCTTACAACATCTTGCTTGGGGCTTATTTGAAAAATGGGGACTTTAGTGCTTTCGACCGGGTAGTGAAGGAGATCCTAGGAAAGGGCTTGGAGTGCAATGTGACTGCATACAACCTTAGGATTGCGAGGCTGTGTAAGAACAAGGAATGCGCGAGAGCGAACAAGCTATTGGCGAGATGA